A section of the Chlorocebus sabaeus isolate Y175 chromosome 17, mChlSab1.0.hap1, whole genome shotgun sequence genome encodes:
- the MUC21 gene encoding mucin-21 produces the protein MKMQKGNVLLTFCLLLHLEAAINPSGTSTSANTAPTVTSSGISTVTNSGPSVTSSGTSTVTNSESITTSGGTSTATSSDSSTTSTGASTATSSESSTTSGGTSTATSSESSTTSGGTSTATSSDSSTTSTGARTATSSESSTTSGGTSTATSSESSTTSGGTSTATSSDSSTTSTGASTATSSDSSTTSTGASTATSSESSTTSGGTSTATSSESSTTSTGASTATSSESSTTSTGASTATSSESSTTSGGASTATSSESSTPSGGTSTATSSESSTTSSGTSTNSSGASTATSSGSSVTSAGSGTPTLTGTHTTSHRVNTSASTAVSGAKPGGSLLPWEIFLITLVSVVAAVGLFAGLFFCVRNSLSLRNIFNTAVYRPHGLGPGPGGNRGAPHRPRWSPNWFWRRPVSSIAMEMSGRNNGP, from the exons ATGAAGatgcagaaaggaaatgttctcCTTACATTTTGTCTACTATTGCATTTAGAAGCCG CAATAAATCCCAGTGGGACTAGCACCTCTGCCAACACTGCACCCACTGTGACCTCCAGTGGGATCAGCACAGTCACGAACTCTGGGCCCAGTGTGACCTCCAGTGGGACCAGCACAGTCACCAACTCTGAGTCCATCACAACCTCCGGTGGGACCAGCACAGCCACCAGCTCTGACTCCAGCACAACCTCCACTGGGGCCAGCACAGCCACCAGCTCTGAGTCCAGCACAACCTCCGGTGGGACCAGCACAGCCACCAGCTCTGAGTCCAGCACAACCTCCGGTGGGACCAGCACAGCCACCAGCTCTGACTCCAGCACAACCTCCACTGGGGCCAGAACAGCCACCAGCTCTGAGTCCAGCACAACCTCCGGTGGGACCAGCACAGCCACCAGCTCTGAGTCCAGCACAACCTCCGGTGGGACCAGCACAGCCACCAGCTCTGACTCCAGCACAACCTCCACTGGGGCCAGCACAGCCACCAGCTCTGACTCCAGCACAACCTCCACTGGGGCCAGCACAGCCACCAGCTCTGAGTCCAGCACAACCTCCGGTGGGACCAGCACAGCCACCAGCTCTGAGTCCAGCACAACCTCCACTGGGGCCAGCACAGCCACCAGCTCTGAGTCCAGCACAACCTCCACTGGGGCCAGCACAGCCACCAGCTCTGAGTCCAGCACAACCTCCGGTGGGGCCAGCACAGCCACCAGCTCTGAGTCCAGCACACCCTCCGGTGGGACCAGCACAGCCACCAGCTCTGAGTCCAGCACAACCTCCAGTGGGACCAGCACAAACTCCAGTGGGGCCAGCACAGCCACCAGCTCTGGGTCCAGTGTGACCTCCGCAGGCTCTGGAACACCCACTCTGACTGGGACGCACACAACTTCCCACAGAGTTAACACAAGTGCCTCTACTGCAGTGAGTGGGGCGAAGCCTGGGGGGTCCCTGCTGCCATGGGAAATCTTCCTCATCACGCTGGTCTCAGTTGTGGCGGCCGTGGGGCTGTTTGCTGGGCTCTTCTTCTGTGTG agaAACAGCCTGTCCCTGAGAAACATCTTTAACACAGCTGTCTACCGCCCCCATGGCCTTGGCCCAGGCCCTGGAGGGAATCGTGGAGCCCCCCACAGGCCCAGGTGGAGCCCTAACTGGTTCTGGAGGAGACCAGTATCCTCGATAGCCATGGAGATGAGCGGGAGGAACAACGGACCCTGA